The Acidimicrobiales bacterium genomic interval CGCCGGCGGCCCGTAGCTTGGCGATGCGCTCCGATGACATTCCCAGTTCGACCAGGACCTCGTCGGTCTGCTCGCCGACCATAGGCGCCATTGACGGAGCCGGCGGCAGGTCGCCCTCCAGGTAGACGGGCAGGGGCAGCTGCTCGGCTCCAACCTCGTCGATGCCGTAGAACGGAAGCCGATGGGCGAACTGCGGGTCGTCCGGCGCGGTCTTCGGGGTGTTCACCGGCGCGATCGGTGTGTCTGCCTTGTCGGAGAAGGCCAACCACTCGGCGCACGTCCTCGTGGCGAAGATGGCCTTCAGCTCCGCCTGCAACTCTGTGTTGTGCCGGGCATGGTCCGCGTACTCCGAGCCAGGCCAGCGCTCGAACAGCTCGGGCCGCCCGACACCCTCGCAGAAGTTCCGCCAGAAAGCCCGCTCGCTGGCCATGAACAGCACGTGGCCGTCGGAGGCCTCGTAGATCTGGTAGCGGACGCCCTCCCACATACCGGCCAGTCCGGGCTCCCGGCGTTCGTGGTCGTCCGAGGCGTTGCCGGTGACCACGTCGGTCGGCCGCTCGTACGCCCGATAGGTCTCGATCCGGTACCAGTCCATGTAGGCCGCCGCATCCGACTGGGCCACCTCCAGGCAGCTGCCCTCGCCGGTCTCCCGGGCCCTGATCACCGCGGCCAGGATGCCCAGCGCGGCGATCATCGGCCCGACGTTGATACCGACGTTGGGCAGGGTGGGAATGCGGGTGAAGCCGTCATCGTCGACCGCCGGTTGGATGAGACCCGCCCACGTGTCGTAGGCGATGCCGTGGCTGGGCATGTCACGGTACGGGCCGGTGGCGCCGTAGCCCGAGAGGGTGCAGAACACCAGGCGTGGATTGACCTGGACCAGGTCGTCGAAGCCGATGCCCAACTTCGCCAGGGATCCCGGGCGCATTGCCTCCAGGACCACGTCGGCGCGGCGGACCAGATCGCGGTAGATCTCCAGGCCCTCGTCTGTCTTGAGGTCGATGGCGATGCTGCGCTTGCCCCTGTGGGTGTGGAGGTGGAGCAGCGAGGTGCCGTCGACGATCGGCCAGGTCATCCGACGTATGTAGTCACCTGACGGTGGCTCCACCTTGACCACGTCGGCTCCCAGGTCGGCCAGGAACGTGGCTGCCAGGCCCGGCCCGAGGAGCGAGCTCTCGACGACCCGGAGGCCGGCCAGCGGCCGGTTGGCGGGCGGCGTGGTTTCGCTCATGTCGGTCAGTCTCCCGTCATGCGGAGTTCCCCGCCAGATCTGACGGTCCGTCAGATTTCATCCTAGCGGCGGCGGTCCACCGGCCATCCGTAGGCTCGGCCCGTGGCCACCCCCATGCACCTGCTGCACGTCATGTCGCACCAGTCGGCCACGCCGCCGCGCATAGGCCGGGAGACCCGGCGACGGGTGTGGGCATTCGCCCGCCCCTACCGGTCCCTCATCATCGGGTTCCTGGGCGTGGTCACCGCCTCGTCCGTCCTGGGCGTGGTCCCACCGCTCCTCTTCCGGGAGATCATCGACGGGGCCATCGCCGAGGGCGATCGCGACCGGCTCACCCTGCTCGGCCTGCTGGTGGTGGGAGCCGCCCTGGCCCAGGCCGTCCTGTCGTTCATCGAGCGCTCGGCCTCGGCCACCGTGGGCGAGGGCCTCATCTTCGACCTGCGCGTGGCCCTGTTCGACCACGTGCAGCGGCTCCCCGTCACCTTCTTCACCCGCACACAGACCGGCGCCCTCGTGAGCCGACTCAACAACGACGTGATCGGCGCCCAGCGGGCACTCACCGGGACGCTCGGCACGGTGGTCGCCAACGCCATCACGGCGCTGACCACCCTGGTCACTCTCTTCCTGCTCGAGTGGCGCATAACCCTGCTGGCCATGGTCCTGCTCCCGATGTTCATCCTCCCGGCCCGCCGGGTGGGCAGGACGGTGGCCGACATCACCCGCGAGGGCATGAACCTGAACGCCTCGATGAACGCCACGATGACCGAGCGGTTCAACGTCTCGGGAGCGTGGCTGGTCAAGCTCTTCGGGCGCCCGGACGACGAACGGGACGGCTTCGCCGGACAGGCCGGTCGGGTCCGGGACATCGGCATCCGCAACGCCCTGTTCAGCCGCACCTTCGTCATCGCCCTCACGCTGCTGGGAGCCATCGGCACGGCGGTCGTGTACTGGGTGGGTGGATCGCTGGCGATCAGCGGCACCATCACCATCGGCACCCTGGCCTCCATGGGGGTCCTCGTCGCCCTGCTCTACGGGCCACTGGCCCAGCTCACCAACGCCCGGGTGGACGTCATGTCGGCCTTCGTGTCATTCGAGCGTGTGTTCGAGGTCCTGGACGCCCCCAACCCGGTGGCCGACGCCGTCGATGCCGTGGACCCTCAGCCGGTCGAGGGGCACCTGGCCCTGCACGGGGTGTCGTTCAGGTATCCGGCGGCAAACGAGACCTCGGTGGCCTCCCTGGAGACGGATCGGGCACCCGGCGAGCCTGGGCGAATGGTGCTGCACGACCTGGACCTCGACGTCGGTCCCGGCCGGATGCTGGCCGTGGTCGGGCCGTCCGGCTCCGGCAAGAGCACCCTGGCCGCACTGATACCGCGGCTCTACGACGTGACGCTCGGGTCGATCACCCTGGACGGCGTCGACCTGCGCGCCCTCCGCCAGGACGACCTGCGGGCCCGGATCGGCATGGTCACCCAGGACCCGCACCTGTTCCACGACACGGTGGGCGCCAACCTCCGGTACGCCCGACCCGATGCGACCGACGCCCAACTGGACGACGCCTGTCGCTCCGCTCGGATCCTGGACGTCGTGCGTGCGCTCCCCGACGGTTTTGACACCATGGTCGGCGAGCGTGGCTACCGGATGTCGGGAGGCGAGAAGCAGAGGCTGGCCATCGCCCGCCTGCTCCTGAAGGACCCGGCCATCGTGATCCTGGACGAGGCCACCAGCCACCTCGACACCGAAAACGAGGCCGCCGTGCAGGAGGCCCTGGCCGTGGCGCTGGCCGGGCGCACGTCGATCGTCATCGCACACCGGCTCTCGACGGTGGTCGACGCCGACGAGATCGTGGTCCTGGACGATGGGCGGATCGTGGAACGCGGCCGCCACGCCGATCTCCGTGACGCCGGCGGCCTCTACGCCGACCTGTGGGAGACGCTCGTCCGTGACGACCTGGCCGCCGACCGTCACGCCGACTGACGGGAAGCCGGCACCCGTACCCGACGGCGCACGCGACGCCGGACACGGCAGACGGGCCGTTCCGGCCGGGCACGCCGGACCGGGTCACCGGTGCCGACGGGTTGTACGTTCCTGACGTTGGCCCTGACACGAGCCACCGGGCCGATCTTCGGCCCGACGGAACGCCCACAGGAGTACCCA includes:
- a CDS encoding CoA transferase — protein: MSETTPPANRPLAGLRVVESSLLGPGLAATFLADLGADVVKVEPPSGDYIRRMTWPIVDGTSLLHLHTHRGKRSIAIDLKTDEGLEIYRDLVRRADVVLEAMRPGSLAKLGIGFDDLVQVNPRLVFCTLSGYGATGPYRDMPSHGIAYDTWAGLIQPAVDDDGFTRIPTLPNVGINVGPMIAALGILAAVIRARETGEGSCLEVAQSDAAAYMDWYRIETYRAYERPTDVVTGNASDDHERREPGLAGMWEGVRYQIYEASDGHVLFMASERAFWRNFCEGVGRPELFERWPGSEYADHARHNTELQAELKAIFATRTCAEWLAFSDKADTPIAPVNTPKTAPDDPQFAHRLPFYGIDEVGAEQLPLPVYLEGDLPPAPSMAPMVGEQTDEVLVELGMSSERIAKLRAAGVVGPRD
- a CDS encoding ABC transporter ATP-binding protein/permease, which codes for MATPMHLLHVMSHQSATPPRIGRETRRRVWAFARPYRSLIIGFLGVVTASSVLGVVPPLLFREIIDGAIAEGDRDRLTLLGLLVVGAALAQAVLSFIERSASATVGEGLIFDLRVALFDHVQRLPVTFFTRTQTGALVSRLNNDVIGAQRALTGTLGTVVANAITALTTLVTLFLLEWRITLLAMVLLPMFILPARRVGRTVADITREGMNLNASMNATMTERFNVSGAWLVKLFGRPDDERDGFAGQAGRVRDIGIRNALFSRTFVIALTLLGAIGTAVVYWVGGSLAISGTITIGTLASMGVLVALLYGPLAQLTNARVDVMSAFVSFERVFEVLDAPNPVADAVDAVDPQPVEGHLALHGVSFRYPAANETSVASLETDRAPGEPGRMVLHDLDLDVGPGRMLAVVGPSGSGKSTLAALIPRLYDVTLGSITLDGVDLRALRQDDLRARIGMVTQDPHLFHDTVGANLRYARPDATDAQLDDACRSARILDVVRALPDGFDTMVGERGYRMSGGEKQRLAIARLLLKDPAIVILDEATSHLDTENEAAVQEALAVALAGRTSIVIAHRLSTVVDADEIVVLDDGRIVERGRHADLRDAGGLYADLWETLVRDDLAADRHAD